The proteins below are encoded in one region of Syntrophotalea carbinolica DSM 2380:
- a CDS encoding SAM-dependent methyltransferase → MNRVYFVGAGPGDPELLTLRGASLLQSCQAVFTFAPLDETFAGLIAKRPVFDPYDFDFDELLAHIETLLDAGNVVFLQPGDLTFFSPFQALIEALGDKAEVVPGVGTANAAAALLKRTLNLSGVCTRTILVSSRVLAEIPGAPALEDLAQPGATLLIYMNHYPLEELVGRLRRGYGRNEPIALAHRIGLPGQRLFVGCLDDILERTADCTLFDKRGRADLTLIIVGQALTATPDHSWWDQRRLRVRRHRC, encoded by the coding sequence ATGAACCGCGTCTATTTTGTCGGTGCCGGACCCGGGGATCCGGAGTTGCTGACCTTGCGCGGGGCTTCTCTGCTGCAGAGCTGTCAGGCTGTTTTTACCTTTGCGCCCCTGGACGAGACTTTTGCCGGCCTGATCGCAAAACGACCGGTTTTCGATCCTTACGATTTCGATTTCGACGAGCTTTTGGCGCATATTGAGACGCTGCTCGATGCGGGCAACGTGGTTTTTTTGCAACCCGGCGACCTGACCTTTTTCTCTCCATTTCAGGCCCTCATCGAGGCCCTCGGCGACAAAGCCGAGGTTGTGCCCGGTGTCGGCACCGCCAACGCCGCGGCGGCTCTGTTGAAACGAACCCTGAACCTTTCCGGGGTCTGTACGCGGACTATCCTGGTATCCTCGCGGGTGCTGGCGGAAATACCGGGTGCGCCAGCCCTCGAAGACCTGGCGCAACCCGGTGCGACGCTGCTGATTTATATGAACCACTACCCCCTGGAGGAGTTGGTGGGCCGGCTGCGACGCGGTTATGGGCGCAACGAACCCATCGCTTTGGCACATCGCATCGGTTTGCCCGGGCAACGTTTGTTTGTGGGCTGTCTGGATGATATTCTTGAGCGAACCGCTGATTGTACCTTGTTTGATAAACGGGGGCGGGCTGACCTTACCCTGATCATTGTCGGGCAGGCGCTTACCGCAACTCCGGATCACAGCTGGTGGGATCAGCGGCGTCTGCGCGTGCGGCGTCATCGCTGCTGA
- a CDS encoding metallophosphoesterase family protein — MIRILHTADIHLGAVFAELAECAAARRNDQLYAFERMVELAIDRKVHLLVVAGDLFASPWPTTDLVSHVRAGFQRLCDNGILPVVLPGQNDMPRSPDGVYARGVFDGVLVLDPQQAESVTLDIDGQPLHLHSGRIEDDRAVWPAAVSAAADGVHVGLLYLPAKTGLDIDIARWCDSAWWQESGASYLALGGVHNFCEWRKDERLLACCPGTPEGLTFGENGERCCVLASVDAASVSVERFAVNKRTLSEVCLDLSDCRCHDEVLQRILSFGSPDGMVHLTLTGQPAAVLDGALLQQQAAEAFYYLEIDDRSMLLGSPLAETLARKDDLSGLLVRNAQALAVRRSDENQLLLDAAVREILLRRQALGGGAS, encoded by the coding sequence ATGATCCGCATTTTGCATACCGCAGATATTCATCTTGGAGCTGTTTTTGCCGAACTGGCCGAGTGCGCTGCTGCAAGGCGTAACGATCAACTGTATGCGTTTGAGCGTATGGTTGAGCTTGCCATCGATCGTAAGGTACATCTGCTGGTTGTGGCCGGAGACCTGTTTGCGTCTCCCTGGCCGACTACGGACCTGGTGTCTCATGTGCGCGCCGGTTTTCAACGCTTATGTGACAACGGTATTCTGCCGGTGGTTCTGCCGGGTCAAAATGATATGCCGCGCTCCCCCGATGGGGTTTATGCACGCGGAGTTTTTGACGGGGTGCTGGTTCTCGATCCGCAGCAGGCCGAATCCGTGACGCTGGATATCGACGGGCAGCCTCTGCATCTGCACAGCGGTCGGATCGAGGACGACCGGGCCGTCTGGCCTGCCGCTGTTTCTGCCGCAGCCGACGGGGTGCATGTCGGCCTGCTTTACCTGCCGGCAAAGACGGGGCTGGACATCGATATCGCGCGGTGGTGCGACAGTGCCTGGTGGCAGGAGAGCGGGGCTTCCTATCTGGCTCTCGGCGGAGTGCACAACTTTTGCGAATGGCGTAAAGATGAGCGCCTGCTTGCATGTTGCCCCGGCACACCGGAGGGCCTGACCTTCGGAGAAAACGGCGAACGTTGCTGTGTTTTGGCCAGTGTCGACGCCGCGTCGGTCAGCGTTGAGAGGTTTGCCGTGAACAAGCGTACCCTGTCTGAGGTTTGCCTGGACCTGAGTGATTGCCGCTGTCACGACGAGGTGTTGCAGCGCATTCTTTCTTTCGGCAGTCCTGACGGTATGGTACATCTGACTTTGACCGGCCAGCCGGCGGCAGTACTGGATGGGGCACTTTTGCAACAGCAGGCAGCAGAAGCGTTTTATTATCTGGAAATCGATGACCGGTCCATGTTGCTCGGCAGTCCGCTGGCGGAAACCCTGGCACGCAAGGACGATCTGAGCGGTTTGCTGGTACGCAACGCGCAGGCGCTGGCCGTTCGGCGGTCCGACGAGAATCAGTTGTTGCTGGACGCCGCCGTGCGGGAGATTCTGCTGCGCCGCCAAGCGCTGGGTGGAGGTGCATCATGA
- a CDS encoding ATP-binding protein — MMLRRLELQAFGRFRDEVVEFAPGINLVSGPNESGKTTLVQALSAVLFGTPEASRLIPWESPDNCRAALVWEADGRQVRIERDFVTGRVEWSEATSGGDFQPVLSVAPKSGDAPEEQRAYLSRLQTLLGVNRKDLFQLQLCGDALEASVEQLSESLKAGFADPEASELAEVFRTLQDEYVTIDSANPWGLETQEPGALDVIAQQLQTLETEWFAVHESIRLCCRRDTGPLSEKPVAQPADSDQAGPATASEAVPVAVEEPVGEDAAADKTAAGHGAFVTDQASERAALEAELAKTGLPREIPHELPDLLNTCAELRQAMAEQKRALGARQEERRRCRIPGWKSSAWGLAGLWTAAGLWYRAQPGFKPIVAGALVAGALGAWQGWRYLQVRKTRRLFDGQITALEAAVGELQQQLTALNDRFEALGMTPSPVEMVRMQKNLLRHRQLLEQLQQCATAPAESPEETAPVTPSADGAEAPPMQQACTGAARPTAAAAPEDTSDFPADEGWQPGELDELLDTRSAIEAQGEILRAQEAQLKARSATLRVACDLLEKTLAECTGSDLETFAFILGQTLSGLTGGAIEQVRITPHFTVELPGPAGDWLPVDYFSSATGTLVKLALCLSFNQLCCEPVRLPLVLDEPLGNLDRKRRSQVVKFLEQCAAGQQVILLSHEDALRRRATRDGWHLVSLRTAGASVAASNEEKNDDDGQLSFL; from the coding sequence ATGATGCTGCGGCGCCTGGAATTGCAGGCTTTCGGACGTTTCCGGGACGAGGTCGTCGAATTCGCCCCTGGCATTAACCTGGTATCCGGGCCCAACGAATCGGGTAAAACCACTTTGGTACAGGCGCTATCGGCGGTATTGTTCGGCACCCCGGAGGCTTCGCGACTCATACCGTGGGAAAGCCCCGACAACTGCCGGGCGGCGCTGGTCTGGGAAGCAGATGGTCGCCAGGTCAGAATCGAACGGGATTTCGTCACCGGCCGCGTGGAATGGTCCGAAGCGACATCTGGCGGCGATTTTCAGCCCGTTTTGAGTGTCGCTCCCAAAAGCGGGGACGCGCCGGAAGAACAGCGTGCCTATCTGTCCCGTCTGCAGACCCTGCTGGGCGTAAATCGCAAGGACCTGTTTCAATTGCAGTTGTGCGGTGATGCGCTTGAGGCATCGGTGGAACAGTTATCCGAGAGCCTGAAGGCCGGTTTTGCCGATCCGGAAGCCAGTGAATTGGCGGAAGTTTTCAGGACCTTGCAGGATGAGTATGTGACCATAGACAGTGCCAACCCCTGGGGCCTTGAAACGCAGGAACCGGGGGCGCTGGATGTGATCGCACAGCAGTTGCAGACCTTGGAAACGGAATGGTTTGCGGTGCATGAATCGATTCGCCTGTGTTGCCGTCGGGATACCGGGCCTTTGAGCGAAAAACCGGTTGCCCAGCCTGCAGACAGCGACCAGGCTGGGCCGGCGACGGCATCTGAGGCGGTGCCCGTTGCGGTGGAGGAACCCGTCGGGGAGGATGCGGCTGCCGACAAAACCGCCGCAGGGCATGGCGCGTTTGTAACGGATCAGGCCAGCGAACGTGCCGCGTTGGAGGCGGAGTTGGCCAAAACCGGTTTGCCGCGTGAGATTCCTCATGAGTTGCCGGACCTGCTGAATACCTGTGCCGAGTTGCGACAGGCCATGGCCGAGCAGAAGCGCGCCCTCGGTGCCCGCCAGGAGGAGCGCCGCAGATGCCGCATACCCGGTTGGAAAAGTTCGGCGTGGGGGCTGGCCGGTTTGTGGACCGCGGCAGGTTTGTGGTACCGCGCGCAACCGGGCTTCAAGCCGATTGTCGCCGGTGCGCTGGTCGCCGGCGCGTTGGGTGCATGGCAGGGGTGGCGCTATTTGCAGGTTCGAAAGACCCGCCGTCTTTTCGATGGTCAGATTACCGCTCTCGAAGCTGCGGTCGGTGAACTACAGCAGCAACTTACCGCCCTCAACGATCGGTTCGAGGCTCTTGGTATGACGCCATCGCCCGTCGAGATGGTGCGGATGCAGAAAAATCTGCTGCGCCATCGTCAGCTTCTGGAACAGCTGCAGCAGTGTGCAACGGCTCCGGCCGAGAGCCCCGAGGAGACGGCCCCGGTCACTCCGTCGGCCGATGGCGCCGAAGCGCCGCCCATGCAACAGGCTTGCACTGGCGCGGCTCGACCGACAGCGGCAGCGGCGCCTGAAGACACTTCGGATTTTCCTGCGGATGAGGGCTGGCAGCCTGGCGAACTCGATGAACTGTTGGATACCCGCTCGGCTATCGAAGCGCAGGGCGAGATTCTTCGGGCTCAAGAGGCGCAACTCAAAGCGCGCAGTGCGACTTTGCGTGTGGCATGCGATCTGTTGGAGAAGACCCTGGCCGAATGTACCGGCTCCGATCTGGAAACCTTCGCTTTCATCCTTGGGCAAACATTGAGCGGGTTGACCGGTGGGGCCATTGAGCAGGTGCGCATTACGCCGCATTTTACCGTCGAATTGCCCGGACCGGCTGGCGATTGGCTGCCGGTCGACTATTTCAGCAGCGCCACCGGCACCCTGGTGAAGTTGGCACTGTGTCTGTCCTTTAACCAGCTGTGTTGCGAGCCGGTACGGTTGCCGCTGGTGCTTGATGAGCCGCTTGGCAATCTCGATAGAAAACGTCGCAGCCAGGTAGTGAAGTTTTTGGAACAGTGTGCAGCCGGACAACAGGTGATTCTGCTCAGTCACGAGGACGCTCTGCGCCGCCGGGCCACACGAGATGGCTGGCACCTGGTTTCCCTGCGTACCGCGGGGGCGTCAGTGGCGGCCAGCAACGAGGAGAAAAACGACGATGACGGACAACTGTCTTTTTTGTAA
- a CDS encoding histidine triad nucleotide-binding protein has protein sequence MTDNCLFCKIIAGEIPGTFIYEDEKVVVLQDIAPQAPHHYLIIPRKHIPTTLDLAVEDNALVGHVYQVASRLAERHGFEKDGFRVVNNCNEGAGQTVWHLHFHLLGGRTMNWPPG, from the coding sequence ATGACGGACAACTGTCTTTTTTGTAAAATCATTGCCGGCGAAATACCGGGCACGTTTATCTACGAGGACGAAAAGGTCGTGGTGTTGCAGGATATCGCACCGCAAGCGCCGCATCATTATCTGATCATCCCGCGTAAGCATATCCCCACCACCCTCGATCTGGCCGTTGAGGACAACGCGCTTGTCGGACATGTTTATCAGGTCGCCTCACGACTGGCCGAACGACACGGTTTCGAGAAGGACGGCTTCCGGGTTGTCAACAACTGCAACGAAGGCGCCGGTCAGACCGTCTGGCACCTGCATTTTCATCTGCTTGGCGGCCGCACCATGAACTGGCCTCCGGGGTAA
- a CDS encoding TraR/DksA family transcriptional regulator, with protein sequence MIQKRLESIRKKLLDLREARLQEIRRQNADAAALIDEGVADTADQGLTDSLKDYLHLLGDAGREEILEIDEALERLRDGSYGRCEACGKTIDIARLEILPFTRRCLTCRQEAEKEAKTKAGPGKGLL encoded by the coding sequence ATGATCCAAAAACGCCTGGAGAGTATCCGAAAAAAACTTCTGGATCTGCGCGAAGCGCGCCTGCAAGAAATCCGTCGCCAGAACGCCGATGCCGCCGCCTTGATCGACGAAGGCGTCGCCGATACGGCGGATCAGGGCCTGACGGACAGCCTCAAGGATTATCTTCATTTGCTCGGCGATGCCGGTCGCGAAGAGATCCTCGAGATCGACGAAGCGCTGGAGCGCCTGCGAGACGGGAGCTACGGCCGCTGCGAGGCCTGTGGCAAGACTATCGACATCGCCCGTCTGGAGATCCTGCCCTTTACCCGCCGGTGTCTGACCTGCCGACAAGAAGCCGAAAAAGAAGCAAAGACAAAAGCCGGCCCCGGCAAAGGGCTGCTCTAA
- a CDS encoding HD domain-containing protein: MAETSNKERRMVNDILELLVTHYGGGLSEEELDAGIGDFNHAIAIASKAHEGQFRKSGEPFFIHPLRVAHEAARHWMDFASVVSALLHDVVEDTPMTLAEVETAFGPEVARLVNGLTKVSSEELSREVLKTQTYRKQLLLAIEDVRVLCLKFWDRMDNLKTISALNPGKQALIAKETRAVYVPLARHLGMGHVASHMEALSLNILYPGRANRYRRVVQALRTQVEPQLRQIRANFRQAFEHYRLATTMKDRWRPFSIDATRCMGRGISSLYTLEIQVARTMDAYLALGIVHELYNAIPGKLRDHLTIPSPFGYQALKTTVQAGQVRLRVEITTHKLARFNESGVLTPGFEFRKENFQELMESLLEGEAAFDTESLRLAASTIQVYTPKGEIRTLPAGSSALDFAFAIHEKVGLFAWRARINGQTRQLKSRLMDGDQVEIERGMNPTVLPKWLEWAVTPRAHNHIRRYLRTRVKDGGA; the protein is encoded by the coding sequence GTGGCAGAAACCAGTAACAAAGAACGGCGCATGGTTAACGACATCCTCGAGCTGCTGGTCACCCATTACGGTGGCGGGTTGAGTGAAGAGGAGCTCGATGCCGGCATTGGCGACTTCAATCATGCCATTGCCATTGCTTCCAAAGCGCATGAAGGGCAATTTCGCAAATCGGGCGAGCCTTTTTTTATCCATCCGTTGCGTGTCGCCCACGAAGCTGCGCGGCACTGGATGGATTTCGCTTCGGTGGTTTCGGCCTTGTTGCACGATGTGGTCGAGGATACGCCCATGACCCTGGCCGAGGTGGAAACCGCTTTTGGCCCCGAGGTGGCAAGACTGGTTAATGGGCTGACCAAGGTTTCATCCGAGGAACTCAGCCGCGAAGTTCTCAAGACCCAGACCTATCGCAAACAGCTGTTGCTGGCCATTGAGGATGTGCGGGTACTGTGTCTCAAGTTTTGGGACCGCATGGATAACCTGAAGACCATTTCCGCCCTCAATCCGGGTAAGCAGGCGCTCATTGCCAAAGAAACCCGCGCGGTGTACGTGCCTCTGGCCCGACATCTGGGCATGGGCCATGTCGCCTCCCACATGGAAGCGCTTTCCCTGAATATTCTTTATCCGGGGCGTGCTAACCGCTATCGGCGCGTGGTGCAAGCTTTAAGAACACAGGTTGAACCGCAGCTTCGTCAGATCCGCGCTAATTTTCGGCAGGCTTTCGAGCACTATCGTCTGGCAACGACCATGAAGGATCGCTGGCGGCCTTTTTCCATCGATGCCACGCGTTGCATGGGACGCGGTATTTCCTCCCTCTATACCCTGGAAATCCAGGTAGCACGCACCATGGATGCCTATCTGGCTCTCGGTATCGTGCATGAGCTTTACAATGCCATTCCCGGCAAACTGAGGGATCATCTCACCATCCCGTCTCCCTTCGGCTACCAGGCCCTTAAAACCACCGTGCAAGCCGGACAGGTCCGTTTGCGGGTTGAAATCACCACCCATAAACTGGCACGCTTCAACGAGTCGGGCGTGCTCACTCCCGGCTTCGAATTTCGCAAGGAGAATTTCCAGGAGCTTATGGAATCGCTGCTGGAAGGCGAGGCGGCTTTCGATACCGAAAGTTTGCGCCTGGCCGCATCCACGATCCAGGTCTATACCCCCAAAGGGGAAATCCGTACCTTGCCGGCCGGTAGCAGTGCCCTCGATTTTGCTTTTGCCATCCATGAAAAAGTCGGTCTGTTTGCCTGGCGGGCCCGCATCAATGGCCAGACCCGTCAACTTAAGTCGCGCCTTATGGACGGGGATCAGGTCGAGATTGAGCGGGGGATGAATCCCACGGTGCTGCCCAAATGGCTGGAGTGGGCGGTGACGCCCCGTGCCCATAACCATATTCGACGTTATTTGCGCACCCGCGTGAAGGATGGCGGTGCCTGA
- a CDS encoding secondary thiamine-phosphate synthase enzyme YjbQ, whose protein sequence is MKSFRKELWFDIPQRRAFINITSDVQRCLDDSGIREGLALVNAMHITASVFINDDESGLHHDFEVWLEGLAPHEPVSGYRHNVGEDNADGHLKRQIMGREVVVAITDGRLDFGPWEQIFYGEFDGGRRKRVLVKLIGE, encoded by the coding sequence GTGAAAAGTTTTCGCAAGGAATTATGGTTCGACATACCCCAGCGCCGAGCCTTTATCAATATCACCAGCGATGTGCAACGGTGCCTGGACGACAGCGGTATCCGGGAAGGGTTGGCTCTGGTGAACGCGATGCATATAACAGCGTCCGTCTTCATCAATGACGACGAATCCGGGTTGCACCACGATTTCGAGGTTTGGCTTGAGGGCCTGGCTCCGCATGAGCCGGTCAGCGGCTATCGGCACAATGTCGGAGAGGATAACGCGGACGGGCATCTCAAGCGCCAGATCATGGGGCGGGAAGTGGTGGTGGCGATAACCGACGGTCGACTCGATTTCGGGCCCTGGGAGCAGATTTTCTACGGAGAGTTCGATGGCGGACGCCGGAAGCGGGTGCTGGTCAAGTTGATCGGTGAGTAG
- a CDS encoding class I SAM-dependent methyltransferase, with protein MSKNFKDKVREQFSHSAESYVQSPGFAQGDDLKEAARLLQPTQDDILLDVACGGGHTALFFAPMVRSVVASDLAMQMLKRAQEFISEEGGVENVTFREADAEDLPFPAGAFTLLTCRIAPHHFPDVPRALAEFHRVLRRGGRMAIIDTLLPEDPEIAEFMQTYEQMRDPTHVRSYTKQEWSQMVEAADFILHDIEVVSKTHDFQEWAQRTGMNRDGVQKLNKLFIEASDKIQDFFQVETFAGEVESFTDKKILIYASRPAKKPHVQATKQQES; from the coding sequence ATGTCCAAGAATTTCAAGGATAAAGTCAGGGAACAATTCAGCCACTCGGCCGAAAGCTATGTCCAGAGTCCCGGCTTCGCGCAAGGGGACGATTTAAAAGAAGCCGCCCGCCTGCTGCAGCCGACCCAGGATGATATCCTGCTGGATGTTGCCTGCGGCGGAGGACACACGGCCCTGTTCTTCGCCCCCATGGTACGCAGCGTGGTGGCCTCCGACCTGGCCATGCAAATGCTGAAGCGGGCGCAGGAATTCATCAGCGAGGAAGGCGGTGTCGAAAATGTCACCTTCCGGGAAGCCGATGCCGAGGATTTGCCGTTTCCGGCCGGCGCCTTCACCTTGCTGACCTGCCGCATCGCTCCGCATCATTTTCCGGATGTGCCGCGCGCCCTGGCCGAGTTTCACCGGGTGTTGCGCCGTGGCGGAAGAATGGCCATCATCGACACATTGTTGCCCGAGGATCCGGAAATCGCCGAGTTCATGCAGACCTACGAACAGATGCGCGATCCGACCCATGTCCGTTCCTACACTAAGCAGGAATGGTCGCAGATGGTGGAAGCGGCCGACTTCATTCTGCACGATATCGAAGTCGTGTCCAAGACCCACGATTTCCAGGAATGGGCTCAACGTACCGGTATGAACCGCGACGGCGTGCAGAAACTGAATAAGTTGTTTATCGAAGCTTCCGACAAAATCCAGGATTTTTTCCAGGTCGAGACCTTCGCCGGCGAAGTCGAATCCTTCACCGACAAAAAGATTCTCATCTACGCCAGTCGGCCTGCGAAAAAACCCCATGTGCAGGCGACCAAACAACAAGAATCGTAA
- a CDS encoding class I SAM-dependent rRNA methyltransferase has product MKKSAFIVGPQTAQMLQLGHPWVLADRYTRKWPKGNAGDLIQLADEAGRFLATALLDPADRVVARVLDFAPMDLDQNWVHDKVQQALELRQRHLALDDTDAYRLINGEGDFLPGLTVDKYGDYLMVQLFSRAWRPHLPLLVSALQKALEPVGIYEKFRPQQTRKLADKPKKLSHLLWGQGFSGRLKIKENGLTLLVELEEGLNTGLFSDQRDNRRDLMARAAGARVLNLFAYTGAFSVAAAAAGAAKVTSVDASAPYLEWARANFEANRLNPKRHEFLVGDCRNVLKDLQRQGRSFDVIIMDPPSFSTVKKSRFTTSGGTSDLVSEALPLLEKGGVLITSSNHQKVDLADYLKELRRGALAAGATLRVIGNYGQAGDFPYPVTFPEGRYLKYLISVKG; this is encoded by the coding sequence ATGAAGAAATCTGCATTTATCGTTGGTCCGCAAACCGCCCAGATGCTGCAACTCGGCCATCCCTGGGTGCTTGCCGATCGCTATACCCGGAAATGGCCTAAAGGGAATGCCGGCGACCTGATCCAGCTTGCCGATGAAGCTGGCCGTTTTCTTGCCACCGCGTTGCTTGATCCTGCGGATCGGGTGGTGGCCCGGGTGCTCGATTTTGCGCCTATGGATTTAGATCAGAATTGGGTCCATGATAAAGTCCAACAGGCCCTCGAATTACGTCAGCGTCATCTCGCACTGGACGATACCGATGCCTATCGGTTGATAAACGGCGAGGGCGATTTTTTACCCGGACTGACGGTGGACAAGTACGGCGATTATTTGATGGTACAGCTGTTCAGTCGTGCGTGGCGACCGCATCTGCCGTTATTGGTTTCAGCTCTGCAAAAAGCTTTGGAGCCGGTCGGTATTTATGAAAAATTTCGGCCCCAACAGACCCGCAAACTGGCGGACAAGCCCAAAAAATTGAGTCATTTGCTGTGGGGACAGGGATTCTCCGGTCGCTTGAAGATTAAGGAAAACGGTCTTACTCTCCTGGTGGAACTGGAAGAGGGGCTTAATACCGGTCTTTTCAGTGATCAACGGGATAACCGGCGGGACTTGATGGCCCGTGCGGCAGGAGCCAGAGTTTTGAACCTGTTTGCCTATACGGGCGCCTTTTCGGTGGCCGCGGCGGCGGCCGGTGCGGCCAAAGTGACCAGCGTCGATGCCTCGGCACCCTATCTGGAATGGGCACGCGCCAATTTCGAAGCCAATCGCCTCAATCCCAAACGTCATGAGTTTCTGGTCGGGGATTGTCGCAATGTTTTGAAAGACCTGCAGCGGCAGGGGCGAAGCTTTGATGTGATCATCATGGACCCGCCGAGTTTTTCCACCGTAAAAAAGAGCCGTTTCACCACCAGCGGCGGGACTTCCGACCTGGTATCGGAAGCCTTGCCTCTGCTGGAGAAGGGCGGAGTATTGATTACTTCATCCAACCATCAGAAAGTCGATCTGGCCGATTATCTCAAAGAGCTGCGGCGCGGCGCCCTGGCCGCCGGGGCGACCTTGCGTGTGATCGGCAATTACGGGCAGGCGGGTGATTTCCCCTATCCGGTCACTTTCCCCGAGGGGCGCTATCTCAAATATCTGATCAGCGTCAAGGGCTGA
- a CDS encoding peptidylprolyl isomerase: MSDTNPVARIETSQGTITVELDIEKAPVTVANFIEYAKNGFYENTIFHRVIPGFMIQGGGMTADMESKATRAPIKNEAANGLQNKRGTIAMARTQIVDSATAQFFINVVDNDFLNHQGPNPATFGYAVFGHVIEGMDIVDAIQQVSTGSRNGHRDVPVEPILIERITIID, from the coding sequence ATGAGCGATACTAACCCCGTTGCCCGCATTGAGACATCGCAAGGCACGATCACTGTCGAACTCGACATTGAAAAAGCCCCTGTCACCGTAGCCAACTTTATCGAGTACGCAAAAAACGGCTTTTACGAAAATACGATTTTTCACCGTGTCATCCCCGGCTTTATGATTCAAGGCGGCGGCATGACTGCGGACATGGAAAGCAAAGCGACCCGGGCTCCCATCAAAAACGAGGCGGCTAACGGGCTGCAGAACAAACGCGGCACCATTGCCATGGCACGTACCCAGATCGTGGACAGTGCCACGGCACAGTTTTTTATCAATGTCGTGGACAACGATTTCCTCAATCACCAGGGACCCAACCCGGCAACCTTCGGCTACGCTGTCTTTGGCCACGTCATCGAGGGCATGGACATCGTCGATGCGATCCAACAGGTATCGACCGGCAGCCGTAACGGACACCGCGATGTCCCCGTCGAGCCGATCCTCATCGAACGCATCACCATCATCGACTGA
- a CDS encoding 4Fe-4S binding protein — protein MKSFITMWLALLLLSIGHVSVSASVDVTVDPEMTFAELAHACNLRGGVLADALGLDRPIDKQLSLRELGVTDKAVQDLLSSGVALEPLSSEPLMRGRGRGKGRGHNPNAEDAEGASRGDGRHRETQAVPDLYNYLLWPVLLGGVLWWLLRGGRFERGCPLPVAKRYSPLAFHATLALVVLFFGFASGKSPNPMEGLVKFVKALAGFYDDPWIKLGFLLFFTLMALLGSKLICGWGCPFGALQELVYDLPLLRRYKNLRLPFLFTMTVRTLIFASFLIIVSGVTGTRWVLYHGLNPFNLFGFEFSQVSIGIAVAVSLLLSLVIYRPFCQLVCPFGWYAWFLEKISLTGVRIDSQICVDCGACDRACPVEAAKDRLAGKKWPAECFSCARCLRVCPVDAIDYGPRWRQKSGAGSAEVKK, from the coding sequence ATGAAATCGTTTATCACGATGTGGTTGGCGCTGTTGCTTCTGTCGATTGGGCATGTTTCCGTATCCGCATCGGTTGACGTGACGGTCGACCCCGAGATGACGTTCGCAGAACTGGCCCATGCCTGCAACCTTCGCGGCGGTGTTTTGGCCGACGCTCTGGGGCTGGATCGCCCCATCGACAAACAGCTGTCCCTGCGGGAACTCGGCGTGACGGACAAGGCGGTACAGGATCTTCTGTCGTCGGGTGTTGCCTTGGAGCCCCTTTCCAGCGAACCGCTCATGCGGGGCCGGGGGCGCGGCAAGGGGCGTGGCCATAACCCGAACGCAGAAGACGCCGAAGGCGCTTCCCGCGGAGATGGCCGCCACCGGGAAACGCAAGCTGTACCCGATTTATACAACTACCTGCTGTGGCCCGTTCTGCTTGGCGGCGTGTTGTGGTGGCTGCTGCGCGGCGGCCGATTTGAACGTGGGTGTCCGCTGCCTGTGGCAAAGCGTTATAGTCCCCTGGCTTTCCATGCCACGCTGGCCCTGGTGGTGCTGTTTTTCGGATTTGCCAGTGGTAAGTCGCCCAATCCCATGGAAGGTCTGGTGAAATTTGTTAAAGCCCTGGCAGGCTTTTATGACGACCCCTGGATAAAGCTCGGTTTTTTGCTGTTTTTCACCCTTATGGCATTATTGGGCAGCAAGTTGATATGCGGTTGGGGGTGTCCTTTCGGTGCCTTGCAGGAATTGGTCTACGATCTGCCGCTGCTGCGCCGGTATAAAAATCTGCGATTGCCGTTTCTTTTCACCATGACGGTGCGCACGCTTATTTTCGCATCGTTTCTGATCATTGTTTCCGGTGTCACCGGGACTCGATGGGTGTTGTATCACGGCCTCAATCCTTTCAACCTGTTCGGTTTCGAGTTCAGCCAGGTTTCCATCGGCATTGCCGTGGCGGTCAGTCTGCTCCTGTCGCTGGTCATCTACCGGCCTTTCTGTCAGCTGGTCTGTCCTTTTGGCTGGTACGCCTGGTTTCTGGAAAAAATCAGTCTGACCGGCGTGCGCATCGACTCCCAGATCTGTGTCGACTGCGGGGCTTGCGATCGCGCCTGTCCGGTCGAGGCCGCCAAAGACCGTCTGGCCGGTAAAAAGTGGCCTGCCGAGTGTTTTTCCTGTGCGCGCTGTTTGCGGGTGTGTCCTGTGGATGCCATCGATTACGGGCCGCGTTGGCGGCAAAAAAGTGGTGCCGGATCCGCTGAGGTGAAGAAGTAA